From Apus apus isolate bApuApu2 chromosome 13, bApuApu2.pri.cur, whole genome shotgun sequence, a single genomic window includes:
- the CDHR2 gene encoding cadherin-related family member 2, giving the protein MGEAPGGRERQTKLPGVSGESGTQKQPRQELPTQSPRQPLPRPPRPPENRGLLPPVNRALLPSAAAPPEPRCPVQPPPRHTGPCSRPRPAQAPTLSKPPRIGSGPAAPHRTPGPNPSFARRTGLRWPVRPLLSHRRPPRCSGAGLRTRLHRPYLLPSPAAPGPALPKPRALPAAFSRRTGPAPRSPGPPPHPVPTGGAFAGRSVPAAALPAAQPARMARRPGPPGSVSVPEAKFSGGVSVRAQSSAPSSIPSDAAAVILCLGMRDGVWLAGRMAWCSLVLLPFLLTAVSGNTAPFFNLTFVSVPEDLELGQQAFQLNATDVDGDKITYSISGQGAFYFSVDRLTGNVTLRNSLDRELQARLTITVQVYDGINEPVSRKVTIIVEDRNDNAPVFQKLPYEVSIPENATLGSIIYTVFANDSDTGNASKVSYSIEEVIPDDTKNHWLFYILPNGSVVLNGSLDYTKNTFYQIKILAKDGGGILHNELVFQQSFTYMSLTIIDLPNLNPRFLSETYSGSVPENCALGTTVLTVTAVDRDTGVNDRIFYSITNTSVPFAINTTTGTISVSSPLDREQLPSEEVLLEVKAREEKLDINNMVAQTSTLVTIVVTDVNDNKPQFYNCSLPNCNFSTSAQNNFSGNIIEHSSSRLPVSNLSIVAHDPDKGINSSYELYLQGPNANAFTVFPSKIVGTGEVELLVQDPASVDYEISHVMVVQIIANDTGNPKNCCSTATVTINLIDSNDHIPEFPQSTYDLEVEENSPDGTIIAPNITAYDPDSGLLGQITYQLLPESIRNIFTVNATTGAVLVQNGSWLDWETRSIYYANLQASDGGNLTGTTVLEITVLDVNDNAPIVTGSYFISVEEGNNVTTQIQAIDNDKPGSPNSELGFTILPGPFSNNFTINNTTGEMHSKEPLDREALEDEQGQMVVTVEVYDHGVPQLSTSVNVTITVGDVNDNAPVFLSQSYEFSVFEDSPGALVGMVQATDADRTEINSRISFLLRGTGSSNFLIRSSQLKPGHYNGQLTVDPDISLDYDTLQQKFFSLLVLAENTAAEKVGDTATASVMVHILDVNDEPPTVLPSSLQDVHMSENGTQLGLVHVVKAFDPDTNNSLVFEELDVTCFKGTISAGEVCWDWFVLAPNGSVLVNSSEVDYELCDRVMLTLRVEDLYTEKGNRYSQNETLRILISDVNDNAPVFLPILETFVVVPEISPVDLQVAVVKATDADTGRGGTIIFSILSVVLLEDNGASRPFENLFKVVTTVEENSYVGSIQVASNLDDSLKGQYQVTVQAKDDEKPNHKVQTVLNIFAVDQSYRVRLQFVTTVDEVQSNSGNIKTALTTATKAAVYVVAIRTVEDSRASQVEAKSVMEAYFVYSNGTALDVNQLSMLIQSEPQVLAELVKLGLAVIGPGEAEKPSREAELIGIIAGLAAFLVLFILIMTLVIVLTTRSYKRKLSAMKALKVATTLSPAMEQQGAAIPGTNQYNAEGANPMLNLSLDPSHDLGFHEDSVSIASMNSLDENTVNAPGDNNLKAQRSREEPMDHTDEEVLVAALNLKEPTKIAHINNAFTTTDL; this is encoded by the exons ATGGGCGAGGCCCCGGGGGGCCGGGAGCGGCAGACGAAGCTCCCCGGGGTGTCCGGCGAGTCGGGAACTCAGAAGCAGCCTCGGCAGGAGCTTCCGACTCAG agccccaggcagcccctgccGCGGCCCCCTCGCCCTCCCGAGAACCGGGGGCTCCTCCCGCCGGTGAACCgggccctgctgccctctgcgGCTGCCCCTCCCGAGCCCCGGTGCCCCGTGCAGCCTCCACCCCGGCACACCGGGCCCTGCTCTCGGCCCCGGCCTGCCCAGGCACCCACCCTCTCAAAGCCACCGCGCATCGGGTCTGGCCCGGCCGCCCCCCACCGCACACCGGGCCCAAATCCCTCCTTCGCCCGTCGCACCGGGCTTCGCTGGCCTGTCCGTCCGCTCCTCTCGCACCGCCGCCCTCCCCGGTGCAGCGGGGCCGGCCTCCGCACCCGGCTGCACCGGCCCTACCTACTTCCTTCCCCCGCTGCACCGGGGCCTGCACTGCCCAAGCCccgggccctgcccgccgcctTCTCCCGGCGCACCGGCCCTGCCCCGCGCAGCCCGGGCCCGCCGCCGCACCCCGTACCTACCGGAGGCGCGTTCGCGGGCCGCTCGGTGCCTGCcgcggccctgcccgccgctcAGCCCGCTCGCATGGCGCGGCGGCCGGGCCCGCCGGGCTCGGTGTCCGTGCCG GAGGCAAAGTTCTCCGGCGGTGTCAGTGTGCGAGCGCAGAGCAGCGCgcccagcagcatccccagcgACGCGGCCGCAG TGATCCTGTGCCTGGGGATGAGGGATGGAGTCTG GCTCGCTGGCAGGATGGCATGGTGCTCGCTGGTgctgcttcccttcctcctgACAGCAG TTTCAGGCAACACAGCCCCCTTCTTCAATCTGACCTTCGTCTCTGTGCCTGAGGACCTGGAGCTGG GTCAGCAAGCTTTCCAGCTGAACGCTACTGACGTAGATGGGGACAAGATCACCTACAGCATCAGTGGGCAGGGTGCCTTCTACTTCTCTGTTGATCGCCTGACTGGCAATGTGACACTGAGGAACTCCCTGGACCGTGAG CTCCAGGCCAGGCTCACCATCACCGTTCAGGTGTATGATGGGATAAATGAACCA GTCTCCAGAAAAGTCACAATCATTGTGGAGGACCGTAACGACAATGCCCCAGTCTTCCAGAAACTGCCATATGAAGTCTCCATCCCTGAG AACGCGACACTCGGCAGCATCATCTACACCGTGTTTGCCAATGACAGTGACACTGGGAATGCCTCCAAAGTCAGCTACAGCATCGAGGAG GTGATCCCAGATGACACGAAGAATCACTGGCTCTTCTACATCCTGCCCAACGGGAGTGTGGTGCTCAACGGCTCACTGGACTATACCAAGAACACCTTCTATCAGATCAAGATCCTTGCCAAG GACGGCGGAGGGATACTGCATAATGAGTTGGTATTCCAGCAGAGCTTTACCTACATGTCCCTGACCATCATTGACCTGCCCAACCTGAACCCACGGTTCCTCAGTGAGACCTACTCTGGCTCTGTGCCTGAGAACTGTGCCCTG GGCACCACTGTGCTGACTGTCACCGCCGTGGACAGAGACACAGGGGTGAATGACCGAATCTTCTACAGCATAACCA ACACCAGCGTCCCCTTTGCTATCAATACCACCACGGGCACCATCAGTGTGAGTAGCCCCCTGGACCGTGAGCAGCTGCCAAGtgaggaggtgctgctggaagTCAAA gcaCGTGAGGAGAAGCTGGACATAAACAACATGGTGGCACAGACCAGCACCCTGGTGACAATCGTGGTGACCGATGTCAATGACAACAAGCCCCAGTTCTACAACTGCTCTCTTCCCAACTGCAACTTCTCTACCAGTGCCCAGAACAACTTCAGTGGCAACATCATAGAGCACTCCTCTTCCAGACTGCCTGTGTCCAACCTCAGCATCGTCGCCCACGACCCTGACAAG GGCATCAACAGCAGCTATGAGCTGTACCTGCAGGGTCCAAATGCCAACGCCTTCACTGTCTTCCCCTCTAAAATTGTGGGCACAGGGGAGGTCGAGCTCCTGGTACAAGACCCAGCTTCTGTGGACTACGAGATAAGCCATGTCATGGTGGTGCAG ATCATTGCTAATGACACAGGGAACCCTAAGAACTGCTGCTCCACGGCCACCGTGACCATCAATCTCATTGACAGCAATGACCACATCCCTGAGTTCCCCCAGAGTACCTATGACCTGGAAGTAGAGGAGAACAGCCCTGATGGCACCATCATCGCCCCAAACATCACG GCCTATGACCCGGACAGCGGTCTCCTGGGCCAGATCACCTACCAGCTGCTCCCGGAGAGCAT CCGTAATATCTTCACGGTGAATGCCACGACCGGGGCCGTGCTGGTGCAGAATGGGAGCTGGCTGGACTGGGAGACTCGCTCCATCTACTATGCCAACCTCCAGGCCAGTGATGGGGGCAACCTGACAGGGACCACCGTGCTGGAGATCACAGTGCTGGACGTCAATGACAATGCACCCATCGTTACCGGCTCCTACTTCATTTCAGTTGAAGAAGGGAACAACGTTACAACGCAGATCCAG GCCATTGACAATGACAAGCCTGGCAGCCCCAACAGCGAGCTGGGCTTCACGATATTGCCAGGACCATTCAGCAACAACTTCACCATCAATAACACAACGGGTGAGATGCACAGCAAGGAGCCACTGGACCGAGAGGCCTTGGAAGATGAGCAGGGGCAGATGGTGGTGACGGTGGAGGTGTATGACCATGGTGTGCCACAGCTCAGTACCTCAGTGAATGTCACCATCACCGTCGGG GATGTGAACGACAATGCACCTGTGTTCCTCAGCCAGTCCTATGAGTTCTCAGTCTTTGAAGACTCTCCAG GTGCTCTGGTGGGTATGGTTCAGGCCACAGATGCTGACCGGACAGAGATCAATTCCCGCATTTCCTTCCTACTTCGGGGCACTGGCTCCAGCAACTTCTTGATCCGCTCGTCTCAGCTGAAGCCAGGGCACTACAATGGGCAGCTGACTGTGGACCCCGATATATCCCTGGACTATGACACCCTGCAGCAGAAGTTCTTCTCCttgctggtgctggcagagaacacagcagcagaaaaagtgGGGGACACCGCCACCGCCTCAGTGATGGTCCACATCCTTGATGTCAATGACGAGCCCCCCACCGTCCTGCCGTCCTCGCTGCAGGACGTGCACATGAGCGAGAACGGCACACAGCTGGGTCTGGTCCATGTGGTGAAAGCCTTTGACCCAGACACCAACAACTCACTGGTGTTCGAGGAGCTGGATGTCACCTGCTTCAAGGGGACAATCAGTGCCGGGGAGGTGTGCTGGGACTGGTTCGTGCTGGCACCCAATGGCTCCGTGCTGGTCAACAGCTCAGAGGTTGACTATGAGCTGTGTGACAGGGTGATGCTCACCCTGCGGGTCGAAGACTTGTACACTGAGAAGGGCAACCGCTACAGCCAGAATG AAACTCTGAGGATTCTCATCAGTGATGTGAATGACAATGCTCCAGTCTTCCTGCCCATCTTGGAGACCTTTG TGGTTGTCCCTGAGATCTCTCCTGTGGACCTGCAAGTGGCTGTTGTGAAG GCCACCGATGCTGACACGGGGCGGGGCGGAACCATCATCTTCTCCATTCTCAGTGTGGTGCTCCTGGAGGACAACGGCGCCAGCCGGCCCTTTGAGAACCTCTTCAAGGTGGTGACAACAGTAGAGGAGAACAGCTACGTCGGGAGCATCCA GGTGGCCAGCAACCTCGATGACTCTCTGAAGGGGCAGTACCAGGTGACGGTGCAGGCTAAGGATGATGAGAAACCAAACCACAAAGTACAGACTGTGCTGAAT ATCTTCGCAGTGGATCAGAGCTACCGAGTTCGCCTCCAGTTTGTGACAACAGTGGATGAAGTCCAGAGTAACTCTGGAAATATCAAAAC GGCTCTGACCACAGCAACCAAGGCAGCAGTCTATGTGGTGGCCATCCGGACTGTGGAGGACAGCCGTGCCTCCCA GGTGGAAGCCAAGTCGGTGATGGAAGCGTACTTTGTCTACAGCAATGGCACTGCCCTGGATGTCAACCAGTTGAGCat GCTCATACAGTCGGAACCGCAGGTCCTGGCTGAGCTGGTGAAGCTGGGCCTGGCTGTCATC GGCCCTGGGGAGGCAGAAAAGCCCtccagggaggcagagctgaTCGGCATCATCGCAGGTCTGGCAGCATTCCTGGTCCTCTTCATCCTCATCATGACCCTCGTCATAGTTCTAACCACAAGGAG CTACAAGAGGAAGCTGAGTGCAATGAAGGCTCTGAAGGTGGCCACGACACTCAGCCCTGccatggagcagcagggagctgccatCCCCGGGACCAACCAGTACAATGCAGAGGG GGCCAATCCCATGTTGAACCTCTCGCTTGATCCCTCCCATGACCTGGGCTTCCATGAGGACTCCGTCTCCATAGCCAG CATGAATTCCCTGGATGAAAACACAGTAAATGCACCCGGGGACAACAACCTCAAAGCCCAA CGAAGCAGAGAAGAGCCAATGGACCACACAGACGAGGAGGTGCTGGTGGCCGCCCTGAACCTGAAGGAGCCCACCAAAATAGCACACATCAACAATGCCTTCACCACCACGGACCTGTGA